The following proteins are encoded in a genomic region of Struthio camelus isolate bStrCam1 chromosome 3, bStrCam1.hap1, whole genome shotgun sequence:
- the LOC104140324 gene encoding prolyl-tRNA synthetase associated domain-containing protein 1 — MAAPGLLQAAELREALEKYLRALGIATVTAEHPQVFTVEEMMPHVQHMKGGHSKNLFLKDKKKKGFWLVTVLHNRQIDLNDLAKKLGVGSGNLRFADENAMLEKLKVGQGCATPLALFCDQGDVKFVLDAGFLEGGHEKVYFHPMTNSATMGLSPEDFLKFVKSTGHDPIIIHFDENIK; from the exons ATGgctgcgccggggctgctgcaggctgcagagttGCGGGAGGCGCTGGAGAAGTACCTGCGGGCCTTGGGCATCGCCACCGTCACAGCAGAGCACCCCCAG GTATTCACTGTTGAAGAAATGATGCCTCATGTCCAACACATGAAAGGAGGTCACAGTAAAAACCTTTTTcttaaagacaaaaagaagaaagggttCTGGCTGGTGACTGTTCTACACAACAGGCAGATTGATTTAAATGATCTTGCTAAAAAATTGGGGGTTGGGAGTGGAAATCTAAGATTTGCTGACGAAAATGCCATGTTGGAAAAACTAAAAGTGGGTCAAGGATGTGCCACGCCGCTAGCCCTCTTCTGTGACCAAGGAGACGTGAAGTTTGTACTGGATGCTGGCTTTCTGGAAGGTGGCCATGAAAAGGTGTATTTTCATCCAATGACAAATTCTGCGACCATGGGATTAAGCCCTGAAGACTTTCTGAAGTTTGTGAAATCAACAGGACATGATCCAATAATCATACATTTTGATGAAAATATAAAGTAG